The Panicum virgatum strain AP13 chromosome 3N, P.virgatum_v5, whole genome shotgun sequence genome includes the window GCtggggggcgccgccggcccgcccccACGGATCCGCGTGGACCCGCCGACGTGGCACGTGCCCGGTCGGTCTCCGTCTCTCCGACTCGGACGCGGCGAGCGAGCTGCGACTGCGAGTGCGAGCCAGTAGTACCGCCTGGCAGGCCCGTGCCAGGGGCGTGCGGCCCGTGCGGCTGCACAGGATCCCTATTTTTTTTCCCCAAAATTTATAGCAGCCCATTAACTCCCTCCATTCTTTCTACTTGATCGGCCCTAATGCAAATGGTGAAACGGACGCATGCCACGTCCCTGCCCTGCACAAAACAAAAAAGCCCGCAACACTGAGGAGTCCtgacgcccgccgcccgccagtTTAGTTGTCGTGCCATCTTCCTCTAATCCTGTGCCGATTCATCTTCGGTTCTTGTTTTTCACGAGTCACGACACCAAGGGCCGAGCTGTCGAGGCAGATGCCAGACAGCAGGGCAGGCAACACCGTGTCATCGCCGAGGCTATGATCGGGAGttcgcgacggcgacgcggtgCAGCAGCCGGCCGGTGGCCCCAGGGCAGGTGGAGAATTCAGCAACGACAGGTCGGCAATTTCAACTCTTCACGCAATTGACTGGCTTAAGGAGAAGGTAGATAGATGTTTCTTTTAATTTCCCAACTGTATTGATATACATATATCCTTGTGTCCTTTGAGTCTTTAATGGCTTAATTATAATTTTGTTCTTTCATCTTTTATGTGAGAAAACGATCGATTGAAGCCATATTTTTTGCAAATTGATCTAAAAAATATGATTCTAGCagccaaaaatataaaaataattagttTAGTAGGCATCGCTTCAGAATTTCGCACACTACCCCGATTTGGCACGCCCCTGCCGCCTGGAGTCGGAGGGCCGTGACCCGGCGACGTCACGGGCGCTGCCGCGTGGGCGTCGCGTCGGACTCGTCGTCCCCTGTGGCGTGACAGGCAGATCCGACCAGGACACCGGCTCGCGTCGGAGTCCGGGTCCGCCGCCCTTCTCCCTCCCGCCGCCGAGATATAAGccctcgcgcgcgccgcccgggTAACCTACCCACACCAACCAACCAACCGACGCCACGAGCCGCGCGCGTGCCGGCGGGGGCGCAAGCGCAACCGATCGCAACGACCCCACCGACCTCGCCGGCCGACCAGGCGCCCGTGCCCTAGTCTAGCTCTCcagcagccggcggcgcggcggtccgGTACCGGAAGCTAGTGCAGCTTATCACCCTGCGCCCCCTCATGGAGGTGGCCgaggaggcgggggcggcggtgctggccTACGCGCTGGCCGCGATCGCCGACGAAGGCGCGGGGGCCGGGGAGACGGCGGCCGCACTCGCCGCGCTCTGCGACGTGCTCGCGCTCTCGGGGCCGGATCTCATCCTCGCGATCCCCTCCGCGCGCCTCGCCAAGCGCCTCCCGACGctcgtcgccgcctccgccgccgggggcggcgacggcgacgtgccgctgctcgccgcgcgcgccatggccgaGGCCTGCGAGGGCGCGCCGCAGTGGGCCGCACGCTTCGCGCAGCACGGCGCCGTCGAGGCGCTCCGCGACaggctgctcgccgtcgactgcATCGAGCTCGCCGAGGAGGTTGGTGCACTCCTCCCCTCTTACCGAAAGCCCCATCATCAACACGCTCTCTAAACCTAAACCCCCCTCTGCTTAAACCCAGCCTGCTTGTATTGGTCATTGGCTGGTGGACTCTTTTAATTTAGTTTCCTCGTATAAATTAGTCGTACCAATCTGTTAATGCTAGTGTCCTCGGCTGTAATCAATCTGTTGCCGGGCGATTTGTGATGAGGTTGATTTGGTAAGTTTCGAACTGTGTGTGTGATCCTGCTACGGCCTTGCTCCCCTGCAGCTGCACCTCTGAGCCTTTCCTTGTTTATACCAAGTGGAGACTGCAATTAATATTGACAGGATGGCTGGATGAGTGTCAAGGTCGTAGGGTAGTGGTTGTAAAGTGGtcaaatttggaattaaaattgaCTGGAAGGTAGTTCGTAGTTTATACATATTCCAGTTCGCTAACCGCGTGGTAAAATTACTATACATAGCagattcgccgtgtgcctaaacCGCGTGGATGCAGATAGGTGTGACTGGCTCTATGAGAAGCAGAGTAGTTTTTGTACGGCGATGCGTTTGTTTAATACGCTCCctgttttatgtttttttttaaaaaaaattactctCCCTGTGTGTACGTGTATATACTAGTTTAACCCAATGATTTGGTAATTCGTGCCTGTAATTCAATTGCTTGTGATCATGTGAGGTACTAGGTGGTCAAGCTATTTGTTTTCCTTCCCCTTTTATCGCTATTCATACTCCGTATGTTGCAAGCTGGTGCTAAAAACAGGGATCCCTTGTTTTGGCAGTGCTTGCGAGCTCTGGACACCATATCTACAGAATGCCCCGACGAGTGCCTCAAACGGGGGGTAGCAGCAGCTGTGCTACAGTTCTTCGACTTCTTTTCGACGAACAAGCAGGTAAGGCACAAGAGCGTATGCTTTGCGGCTTGCTCTGGTTCTGCATTGTCCGTTCTCTGTCTGTGTATGTCCCATGCTCACCAACTGTTTGCGGAAATGGCTACAGAAAGTGGCACTCCAGATCGTCTCGAATATCTTAAATGATTACGATGAAGAGGATGCGCCAACGGTCATGGAGGCTGTGCCGGCTCTGTGCAACCTCCTGCAGTCTTCTGATAAGACGGTATGAGTGTTGAGGAGGATATATTTGATGCAAAGGATTGAGTTTGGTTTATTTGTTCGCTCTTGTTTCTTTTTCCATGGCAAGTATATTGATGGGCTGTTGATCATTGTGGATGCTAGATTCTTGAATCCTCTATTTCTTGCTTGGCATTGGTCGCTGCTGGCGCTTCTGAAAATGCTGAACATATGGGTAAGCTCTGCGAAACGAATGCGGTTGAGGCAACGATGAGCTTGATGGATAACGAGGGGTGGAAGAGCCTCAGTGATGACACCTTAACTGTATGTTGCATCATCCTTCCTACCTTGGTCATTACCATCTTTTCTATTGTTTAGCACCAAGGACTCGTATCTGAATTGAACATTTTTGACAGGGCATTCTTGGGCTGCTTAAAAATCTTGCGTCTATCTCCGAAAAGGCTGTGGAGTCTCTTTTCAAGTTGGATTTTTGTGAATTGTTCAAGCAGATGATAACTTACTACAGTTCCTCGAACCGTGATAACGATAAGGTACCACACTTCTTCTCTAGCATGTGGAATTTTGTGGTCATGCACATTTGTGCCTTTACTTCTGGACGTGTCACatatttctttaaaaaaaatcagagtATAGTTTCATATACTTTAAGTTAATCAATATACAGTATTTATGTATGTGGCTGTGATATCAGTATATCACAAGACAGTAGTTATGTGGATGCCAAGTACTTGCAAGCATCTTGGTGAATCTCTTCACATTATTCAATCCCCACCTGCAGGTGCAGATGCTTGTGGAGCTCATTTACCAGCTTATGCTGCCACGTGGAGCATCCAAACAACATGCTAAACTAGTCACTGCAAAGAAGAATGTCATCGTGGGACAAAGTACATACATGAACCAGCTTGCCAGCATTTTTGCCCTTATGGTACAGGTATGTGTTATCTTTTCAGGTCCTCAAAGTGGAGGAGGTGTCTACAGAACTTTCCCTTAACATGCATATTTGTCCAATGTAGGTTGCAAAATGTGCTGCACTATCATCAATTTGCTACTACTGTGTCGCTGTCATCAGCAACGTTGTTGAATTCAGCACACCTGATTTTCTGATGGAGTTACAGAATACTGTAAATCTCTCAAGGTGCaattttctcaaatttattttctttactaAGATCTTAACATTTGAAATATGCTTCCTTTTCACCATGCATGGTGTTCATGTTTATCTCGTCTTTGTAGCAGCTTTCTTACATTTTTATTGGCCCGGAAAAATCGCCACATCATCTTCCAAGCACTCAAGATTTCAAGGACCCTCCTGGAGAAATGCCAACAGTTTTTCATCGAGACCTTTACCAAGGAGGGTGTTAAGTATTCAATTGATTCCATAGTATCACATGAGAAAAACTCAAGTCACCAGTCGAAAAGAAAGAACAACATGAATGAAAGTTGCCTTTGCTTCGACCTGGAGTCTTCCTCCACTGGCGAGGCATGTAGGATTGAGAACAATGCTATCATGAAACTAGCAGAAGATATAAAGAAAAGCTTCTTCTCGGTGAAAGGAAGTAAAAGATCCCCACATAGGTTTGGATTTGCTCTTAAAAGTTTCAGGGACTTTTTTGTTAGGTTGAATGTTCATGCCACAACACCCCCCACTGAAAATCCAGATAGCTGCAAACAATTGTCTGATCTTTCAAGGAGACTCTTGTCAGATGAACTGCCAGTTACTTCTACTTTTGAGTTTGTACAGAGTGGATCAATAAAATCTTTATCAATTTATCTCTCAAACGGGGCATACGACAATACAGGTATCAGTGATGCACAGGATCTACTATGGCATCTTAGTGAAGTGCAGAGTCGGCTGCACAAATTTGCTTCTTTGGCTCTCACTGTGCCCAATGGCAGCTCAGCTAATCCTCTTGGGATTTTGGTGGAGAAGCTACTGGATACCTTGCACATGTGCTATGACAGTTTTCCCGTAATGCTATCTGATGAACAGAGTACACGTGAGAGCATGATGATTCCGCTGAGATATCCTGAGACCCAGGAACCAACGTCATTGGAATTAAAATTCCGGAGGTCACAGAGGGAGAAGGAATTGCGCACCTACAATGATGTTCTCAGTGTCGATCTTTTCTCAACACCTGATGCCATTGAACCAGTTCTATTTCCTAAAATTTGCCGAAGAACTGATCAGGAACCTGCACCCAAGGTATCACAGTGTTGCTCAAACTATAATTTCCTCTATGTTAATGCAAACAACATTTGGGATTAATTCTCTTGAAATATTCGTTTTTAGAGTGCCTCTTGAACTATTTAATTCTCTTGAACTATTCCTTTTTAGAGTACCTCTTGAATTATTCTTATCACACCAATACAGTTACGTGCAGATGATCATATCGGCTAGGAATAGATCTTGCATATTTCGCTTTTATTTTCAATATTATATACTTTCCTATACAACTTTTAATAATTCCCTCTTGTTGTTATGACTACAGAATTCAAATCAGGAGAACGAAGCAAATGGGAGCACAAAATTAGGTGAGTCCAAAAATGGAACAAATCTCTCTCTTTGATGTCAAATTTCCTTGACGTATGCAGATTTTAAGTGCAACCACTTTGGTTACTTGACTGTTGATTATGATATGGtaacaatataaataaaataacaCCTGTTTCTTATCCAGATGATGGTAACAGATCCTCAAAACTGAGATTCTTGTACAATGGTGTTATACTTCAACCATCTACTACATTTTTTGAGTCAATCCTCAGTTTGATGAACCAGGGACATTCAGATCTCTTGATTGACCCATCTTTCTGGGATGAAGAACACTACATAACCTATCGGAAGAGAAACAAAAGCAAGGAAATCTCTTCAGAGAGTTCCTATAATATTCAGCTATCCGATGTGCAAGAAAACCTTCAGCAAGCTTGGTTAAAGGACCCTTTTTTCACTGCCCTACTTCTTGGCAAACTACCTGGTGATCTGGATGGGTCCGATCCATCGTACAATCTCTTGTTCATGCTGAAAGTTCTTGAAGGGATGAACCGTTTTTCGTATCAACTGTTGATGGATGAGCAGATAAGAAAATTTGCTGAAGGAACTCTACAAGATATGGATGATCTTAAGGTGGCAATTTATCCAGTCCCACAGCATCAGTTCATGAGCAGCATTTTGACGAATAAGCTAGAGTTGCAAATGCAAGATAGTTTGTTTGAGGATGGCCTCATACCCTCGTGGTGTATCTATCTGATTGAGACCTGCCCGTTCCTATTGTCCTTCGACACACGGTGGAAGTATTTTTGCCTGACTGCACATCGCTCATTCATGACTGACCAGGTTAACAATTCTCCAGATCAGGTTAATAATATTTTGGACCAAGCTAGCGGTCACTCAGACCAGGTTAAGAGTCCTCCACAGACTAAAAAGTATCGAGTAAGCCGAAGTGCTATACTTGAAGGCGCTGTATCAATGATGACCAACCATGGTCCAAGCAGCAGAATTGTTGAGGTGGAATTCAAAGGTGAGGTTGGGACTGGGCGAGGTCCAACATTCGAATTCTACACTACAGTTAGCCATGAACTTCAAAGAGCCGGGCTTGGAATGTGGAGAGGAGACAACTGTGAAGATGGATTCATTCATGCCTCTTTTAGGCTATTTCCAAAGCCGTGGTCGTCATCAGGCACGCGAGgggttgatttttctaatgtgcTACAGAATTTCAAGCTTCTGGGGCATCTTGTTGTGAGAGCAGTCCTGGATGGAAGGATCCTGGACATACCACTTTCTAAAGCATTTTACAAGATCATGCTTGAGCAGGTAATTATTTAAGCAATCACCCATGACTCTTCCCTCTTCTATGACCCACATTTTCTGTCTCCATTGTTCTGATCATGGTGTTATTGTTTTTAGGAGCTTGATATGTATGACATCCCATCGTTTGATCCAGAGCTGGGCAAGACATTAATAGAGTTTCAAGCacttgttaacaaaaagaaaTTTCTAGAAACATCTTCAACAACATCAAACCATACTGCTGTTCTGTCATATAAAAACGTGAAATTGGAGGATTTGTGCCTTGACTTCACTCTTCCTGGAAGTCCTAAATACGAACTTATTCCTGGAGGCTCGCAAAGGATGGTGACCCTTGACAGTTTAGAGGAATATGTATATTTGGTTGTTGATGCAACACTGAAGAGCGGGATTGCCAAGCAGATAGAGGCTTTCAAATCTGGAATTAACGAGGTCTGATTCTTATGGAATGGAGCTAGATAAACTCCTCTTTCCTTCTCCGTAGACAAGTACTGATTTACACATACTACTTGCAGGTTTTTGCCCTTAAGATCCTCAAAATGTTTACTGAGGAGGAAATGGAACGCATACTATGTGGAGAACAGGATTCTTGGGCTGTACGTGCCTTTCTGCACTCCATTAAGTTGTGTGCTAAAATCTCAGATTGTTCTAATGTTGATTTCTTCATGCAGTTAAAGAACATTGAGGATCACATGGAGTTTGAACATGGCTATGACATGAGCAGTCCATCGATTGTTACTGTAAGTAATACAGATATGTAAATGCCTATCTAACTTTATATTTCTTGAACTCTAACCAACTAGGTAAGGACTCAATTGTAAACAACTTGCAGTTCCTGGAGATATTACGGGAGTTTGGAAGAGAGGAGCAGCGGGCTTTCATACAATTCACTACTGGAGCGCCTCAACTCCCACTTGGTGGTCTAGCTTTGCTTGATCCCAAGCTCACAGTCGTGTGCAAGGTTTGTATTTCTTTTTAGCATACAAACTATACCACTAGGGCACAAATCTGATCTTTCAATGAATACTTATCTGGcatgcatcttgctcgacagaAATGTGATGGAAATGTAGATGACGAATTGCCAAGTGTCAATACCTGCCGGCACTTTATCAAGCTCCCTCCTTACTCATCCAAGGTACTGTAAAAGAACATAATCATTTTGAGATTTTCGTTTTTATCAACCTGAAAATCTGACAACTATTTCCTGGTGGTATCTGTTTCTTGACGGCAGGAGATAATGAGAGAGAAGCTCAAATATGCGATTACAGAGGGTTTAGGCTCCTTCCACTTGTCATGACTAATGATAGTAATAAAAGGCATAAAGGTACAAGATGATGGAAGAGCAATGTACATTGTAGACTCCTTGGGGTAGATATTGATAGCCATTGATTATCAGTGATTTAGAAAGAATCATGTAAACCGACATGGTGTAAATAGCCACTATCAGAATTCTGATCGAGATTTTTGTGATTGGGGATTAGTTGCTAGAGATGTAACTCAAATGTTCTCCCCTCTCGTCTCGGATAATTATGTTATTTAGTTGTATGTACATAACTACTGCACCCAACGCTTTTGGGTTTGCATTGCTGCTGTCTAATGATTGACTGTCAAAGAATACGCAAACAGTTTCTTCTGAATCTAAATTTATCGTTTATAGTGACACTGGCTGGTGTATAAAACCTGCACGGTAAGTATGTATTCTGCGAGATTTCAGATGCTGAAATAAAGATAGCACGCCATCAGacattcaaacaaacaaacagacGATCTGACTTATAATCAGAACTCCCATCAAACAGGCAATAGAACACCGCCAACATTGAGTCCGGATATATAACCTTAGAAGCATAAAACATCAGCACATGGATGTTTTTACATCATCTGTTGGCTGTAGCATATAATTTAAATGTCACAGTGAAGACAACAGCCAAAAAAGGATTAGGTAAATATTAAGCGACCACTTCACTGCTTGTCTGTGAAAACAGAAGTGATTCAACTTGATTGACTACTTCCTACGATCCCGAGAATTTCCTCAAACAAACTACCATCACCTAGCAACTCCAAAAAGCCTTGATGTATGAATTCAACTTGATTGATTAGTTCCTACGATTCCGAGAATTTCCTCAAACAAACTACCATCACCTAGCAACTCCAAAAAACTTTGATGAATGAGCAACCTCTTCACCGCCTCCTCGATTCCTCGTATCCATCACCTGAAAATATGATTGCAATTACTGACCAAGTGCAGTAATACATGAAGTGC containing:
- the LOC120664109 gene encoding E3 ubiquitin-protein ligase UPL4-like — encoded protein: MEVAEEAGAAVLAYALAAIADEGAGAGETAAALAALCDVLALSGPDLILAIPSARLAKRLPTLVAASAAGGGDGDVPLLAARAMAEACEGAPQWAARFAQHGAVEALRDRLLAVDCIELAEECLRALDTISTECPDECLKRGVAAAVLQFFDFFSTNKQKVALQIVSNILNDYDEEDAPTVMEAVPALCNLLQSSDKTILESSISCLALVAAGASENAEHMGKLCETNAVEATMSLMDNEGWKSLSDDTLTGILGLLKNLASISEKAVESLFKLDFCELFKQMITYYSSSNRDNDKVQMLVELIYQLMLPRGASKQHAKLVTAKKNVIVGQSTYMNQLASIFALMVQVAKCAALSSICYYCVAVISNVVEFSTPDFLMELQNTVNLSSFLTFLLARKNRHIIFQALKISRTLLEKCQQFFIETFTKEGVKYSIDSIVSHEKNSSHQSKRKNNMNESCLCFDLESSSTGEACRIENNAIMKLAEDIKKSFFSVKGSKRSPHRFGFALKSFRDFFVRLNVHATTPPTENPDSCKQLSDLSRRLLSDELPVTSTFEFVQSGSIKSLSIYLSNGAYDNTGISDAQDLLWHLSEVQSRLHKFASLALTVPNGSSANPLGILVEKLLDTLHMCYDSFPVMLSDEQSTRESMMIPLRYPETQEPTSLELKFRRSQREKELRTYNDVLSVDLFSTPDAIEPVLFPKICRRTDQEPAPKNSNQENEANGSTKLDDGNRSSKLRFLYNGVILQPSTTFFESILSLMNQGHSDLLIDPSFWDEEHYITYRKRNKSKEISSESSYNIQLSDVQENLQQAWLKDPFFTALLLGKLPGDLDGSDPSYNLLFMLKVLEGMNRFSYQLLMDEQIRKFAEGTLQDMDDLKVAIYPVPQHQFMSSILTNKLELQMQDSLFEDGLIPSWCIYLIETCPFLLSFDTRWKYFCLTAHRSFMTDQVNNSPDQVNNILDQASGHSDQVKSPPQTKKYRVSRSAILEGAVSMMTNHGPSSRIVEVEFKGEVGTGRGPTFEFYTTVSHELQRAGLGMWRGDNCEDGFIHASFRLFPKPWSSSGTRGVDFSNVLQNFKLLGHLVVRAVLDGRILDIPLSKAFYKIMLEQELDMYDIPSFDPELGKTLIEFQALVNKKKFLETSSTTSNHTAVLSYKNVKLEDLCLDFTLPGSPKYELIPGGSQRMVTLDSLEEYVYLVVDATLKSGIAKQIEAFKSGINEVFALKILKMFTEEEMERILCGEQDSWALKNIEDHMEFEHGYDMSSPSIVTFLEILREFGREEQRAFIQFTTGAPQLPLGGLALLDPKLTVVCKKCDGNVDDELPSVNTCRHFIKLPPYSSKEIMREKLKYAITEGLGSFHLS